The genomic window GTCACTCCAAGTAAATTTTTGGTTTTCCATCCTCTACCATCACGTACCAGTGAATAGTGAGTATTTCAATATTTTCCTTTAAAAATTCAATTGCTTTGATGTTGGACAACCATCCTAAATGCATATATCTTATACATAAGTCTTACAAAGGATTAACGACAAATTGTCCACTCGCTGACTTATTTTCAAAGACCATTTTCACTCCCAATATctgtgaccggattttggaaaatcagtctgaATAAtgacacacacaaactacatatAAATCTGCACTTTTAAGCATCACCATTAAAGTGCTTATGCACCTGTTGAAATATTTTACAGAATTaattgtaattcaaggtactgactAGTGATTCTAATGATTTTAAAGTTGATTGGAAGTTTGGAATTCCTTATTCATTGAATATCGGAGTTGTAAAATGGGACGATTTtcaaaaatccagtcacatatatacaaaaTGCCACTACACAAGAATATAGTCCAAACTATGGTATAAGGATcagaaataaaataaaacaggCATAATAGAAAATATATGCcgcactatatagctatatagatacTGTTTAAAATGTATTTTAGAGTTTATACATCACTGATCACAAAAATAGGTGGTTGCTGAATGTATCAATTAACCAATAAAACCTTTAAAGGCTTTGACAATACCAATGTAAAGTTATCTGGAAATTGATAGTGCTGTTGAACGAAGATGTGCTTTGTCACAAATGATAGGACTGCTAATTATGCACAATAAATACCTTAGCAATTTAATGATGCACTGATACCACTTTTCACTACTGATCCAataccgatacatttgaggccagaAATATCATTCCAATGCCAATACATTGCCACACATAATCATGTTATATACTCACAAGATAAACCAACTTACTAAACATAGTTACAAATGTACATTAAcaatagtttatggcttcaatgaatcttattttgtGGCTTATTACcatttccactgtactaataatgctagtataTGGCTTCTTTCAAATAATTCATGGCTTAGATCAGCTCTTACTCAACTCCTTTCGATGCACTATTGACACCACCATCTTgaaaagtaattaaattatgtCATTTACAGTATCAGTTGGTATAGGGAATTTATATAGTAGCTTTACCAATACAAGTCTGATATTACCAGAATAGGACTGATACCGATGCTAGTATTGATATCGGTGCATCACTGATTAGCATACACAATTGCCTATTTTCGGTATTTTATGTAACGTAACTAAGTTATAAAATTCTTAACATGTTGTCTCTATTTTATAGCCAGTTGGTGTGGTGTATCAGAACAATGTTTCAAGTCCTGGGCAGGAGTATACTAGAGCACTAAGTGTGCTCTTTATTTGTTCTGCAGTGGCATGCTGCTTCTTCTGGCCTACTGCATTGTGTGCCTGCATAGCAACTTGCGTGGTAAGTGGGCACACAAATGTTATATGTGCACACAAATGTTATGTGCACACACAGTACATGTTAGTATAACTGAAGACAAAACCTTTTCTGTTTTATAAGGAAAATAGTTCTATGACTAGCATATTTATGTGTATAATGTGAAATGTGTTGTTATAAACCAGATCCTCGCTTATTTTTTAACAGAAGTGTTAAGCGTATAGCTACCCAGACAGAGATTTATTCAAATTTTCATTTAAATTGCACATTAGCTAAGAAATCATTCTAACAGAACATGAACTTTTATATCTAGAATCAGATAATTGCAGCATTAAATAAAAGTGGTCCAATTCACAATTTTTGTACTCCGCAATAACTGTAATTCATGTAGTTGAGATATCAGTTTGATATCCAAAATTAATGCCATTATTTTTAGTGCTaatagctgattttaaatgtgatTTTTATTGTATCCATAATTCACAATCAAAAATAATCCACCCACATACAGAGTAATGCATATTTACataaaatttgtataattatattgtggtttctatataatttgtacagGTTTATTACATGGCAGCTAATGGTAAAGATCCACGTCCAACAATAGTGGTAGCTATTATATTAATCATTATTAGTTTTGTTGCTGGAATCCCTTTATCAATTTGGTACATTTCAACTCATCTCAATAACAATgaccatcataattataacatgactgATAA from Dysidea avara chromosome 2, odDysAvar1.4, whole genome shotgun sequence includes these protein-coding regions:
- the LOC136246581 gene encoding uncharacterized protein, which encodes MADLEDNVPLLSDNQNGSTDSLNVTGETSTAVGDQSGSPPEYHATVNDVPTTNSTNSYLYPQTELRPMTDGGGQHNVTVVVNQPVGVVYQNNVSSPGQEYTRALSVLFICSAVACCFFWPTALCACIATCVVYYMAANGKDPRPTIVVAIILIIISFVAGIPLSIWYISTHLNNNDHHNYNMTDNYTALL